A genomic region of Streptosporangium lutulentum contains the following coding sequences:
- a CDS encoding DUF4132 domain-containing protein, whose amino-acid sequence MGVVDDFPRSHDHVIRDLDPSIHEAFARFDAAFDAGRELPGEEGDSRAFGRWAQMRLSLGRGGGHDYDERVLRATRLAADGDTPWTFEEVRFLWWVAHALMVHLHTNYLELYRIPLAAIRTLGYTERRRILEGTQRWFRERHRPVWKALHEQLKDVLTEPAENGPAGVVRNLIWDRDDLARTLAEEHGAGLADPAVLPLFRHWNTAGSSKPSGKWLKTADELLTPEAVGLVREILGRVAAHREKRIDHRSDGGHEWTETVFLHERTAVPVRGMVWTCELIDEPWVARLLGDVALTCGTGIGGSGANCRSEKLANAAVGVLARRGGLEIVAALARVQVKVRKKSVLANVARTLDAVAASEGLSRERLLDRTVPDFGLGADGVREEKIGDYLVRLCADGPVLRFVNPAGKAVTSAPQAIRKDPALAELKTTLKELKQALPAERFRLERALIEERLWRWEEVTEFFLDHPVTGLYARTLIWQVPRGPAGLPVRTDAGWELTGPRGRRVHPDPDTSVRLWHPIRETAEEVRAWRDHLLEHGVRQPYKQAFREVYLLTPAEERTRVYSNRFAGHVLRYGQAKALLNQRGWTGLSIGHWDYECDGGQGEAFKELSGWHARWGMHITGSPEADGWGTASFCASEQIAFYRDERELSAYGMVGNHVGHVGAPLAEVPPLVLSEVLRDADLAVGVTSVGLDQQATGGHEAYWNSYGFGELTETAETRRDALARLLPRLRIADRVELTDRFLRVRGDLRTYRIHLGSGNILMEPNDAYLCIVPGRDRGTASVFLPFEEDGGMLSIILSKAFLLADDTAIADPSITRQLDA is encoded by the coding sequence GTGGGTGTCGTCGACGACTTCCCGAGATCTCACGACCATGTCATTCGCGATCTGGACCCGTCGATCCATGAAGCCTTCGCCCGTTTCGACGCGGCCTTCGACGCGGGGCGGGAGCTTCCCGGGGAGGAGGGCGACTCGCGGGCGTTCGGCCGCTGGGCGCAGATGCGGCTCAGCCTGGGAAGGGGCGGAGGCCACGACTACGACGAGCGCGTCCTGCGCGCGACCCGGCTCGCCGCCGACGGTGACACCCCGTGGACGTTCGAAGAGGTCCGCTTCCTCTGGTGGGTCGCCCACGCCCTGATGGTCCATCTGCACACCAACTACCTGGAGCTGTACCGGATCCCGCTGGCCGCGATCCGGACACTGGGCTACACGGAGCGTCGCCGGATCCTGGAGGGAACGCAGCGTTGGTTCCGTGAGCGCCACAGGCCGGTCTGGAAGGCCCTGCACGAGCAGTTGAAGGACGTGCTGACCGAACCCGCCGAGAACGGCCCGGCCGGCGTGGTGCGAAACCTGATCTGGGACCGCGACGACCTCGCCCGCACGCTGGCCGAGGAGCACGGCGCGGGCCTGGCCGACCCCGCGGTCCTGCCCCTGTTTCGCCACTGGAACACCGCCGGCTCCTCCAAGCCCAGCGGAAAATGGCTCAAGACCGCCGATGAGCTCCTGACCCCCGAGGCCGTCGGCCTCGTCCGTGAGATTCTCGGCCGGGTGGCGGCCCACAGGGAGAAGAGGATCGACCACCGCTCCGACGGGGGCCACGAGTGGACGGAGACCGTCTTCCTGCACGAGCGCACCGCCGTACCGGTGCGCGGCATGGTGTGGACGTGCGAGCTGATCGACGAGCCGTGGGTGGCCCGGCTTCTCGGTGACGTCGCCCTGACCTGCGGGACCGGGATCGGCGGGTCGGGCGCCAACTGCCGCAGCGAGAAGCTCGCCAACGCCGCCGTGGGCGTCCTGGCCCGCCGGGGCGGCCTGGAGATCGTCGCCGCTCTGGCCAGGGTCCAGGTCAAGGTCCGTAAGAAGTCCGTGCTGGCCAACGTGGCGCGCACCCTGGACGCGGTGGCCGCCTCGGAGGGGCTGAGCCGTGAGCGGTTGCTGGATCGCACCGTGCCGGACTTCGGGCTCGGCGCGGACGGGGTGCGGGAGGAGAAGATCGGCGACTACCTCGTACGGCTGTGCGCCGACGGTCCCGTGCTGCGGTTCGTCAATCCCGCGGGGAAGGCCGTCACGTCGGCGCCGCAGGCGATCCGAAAGGATCCGGCGCTGGCCGAGCTCAAGACCACGCTGAAGGAGCTCAAGCAGGCGCTGCCCGCCGAGCGGTTCCGGCTGGAGCGGGCGCTGATCGAAGAACGGCTGTGGCGCTGGGAGGAGGTGACGGAGTTCTTCCTCGACCACCCGGTGACCGGCCTGTACGCCCGGACCCTGATCTGGCAGGTCCCGCGGGGCCCGGCGGGGCTGCCGGTCAGGACCGATGCGGGATGGGAGCTCACCGGCCCGCGGGGGCGCCGTGTCCATCCCGATCCGGACACCTCGGTCCGGCTGTGGCACCCGATCCGGGAGACGGCCGAGGAGGTGCGGGCCTGGCGTGACCACCTGCTGGAGCACGGGGTGCGCCAGCCGTACAAGCAGGCCTTCCGCGAGGTCTATCTGCTGACTCCGGCCGAGGAGCGGACCCGCGTCTATTCCAACCGGTTCGCCGGGCATGTGCTGCGCTACGGCCAGGCCAAGGCGTTGCTGAACCAGCGCGGCTGGACCGGGCTGTCGATCGGTCACTGGGACTACGAGTGCGACGGCGGCCAGGGCGAGGCCTTCAAGGAGCTGTCCGGCTGGCATGCCCGCTGGGGCATGCACATCACCGGGTCCCCCGAAGCCGACGGGTGGGGCACCGCCTCCTTCTGCGCGAGCGAGCAGATCGCTTTCTACCGTGACGAGCGGGAGCTTTCCGCGTACGGCATGGTGGGGAACCACGTCGGCCACGTGGGGGCGCCGCTGGCCGAGGTGCCGCCGCTGGTGCTGTCGGAGGTGCTGCGCGACGCCGATCTGGCCGTCGGGGTCACCTCGGTGGGCCTGGATCAGCAGGCGACCGGCGGGCACGAGGCGTACTGGAACTCCTACGGGTTCGGCGAGCTCACCGAGACCGCCGAGACCCGGCGTGACGCGCTCGCCCGGCTGCTGCCCCGGTTGAGGATCGCTGATCGGGTGGAGCTGACCGACCGGTTCCTGCGCGTGCGCGGTGATCTCCGCACCTACCGGATCCATCTGGGCTCGGGCAACATCCTGATGGAGCCCAACGACGCCTACCTGTGCATCGTCCCCGGGCGCGACCGCGGCACCGCATCGGTCTTCCTGCCCTTCGAGGAGGACGGCGGCATGCTCTCGATCATCCTGTCCAAGGCGTTCCTGCTCGCCGACGACACGGCCATCGCCGACCCGTCGATCACCCGCCAGCTCGACGCCTGA
- a CDS encoding nucleoside deaminase: MATPDELVAVAVAVADEGAAAGELPIGAVVVMGDEVISRGHTQERARGRRLVHADLLAMEEADRRLGWRPRSAPLVLAVNLEPCLMCVGAAMSLGVEAIYYGLDSPGDGAAGVGAVWRPQREDMTFSRVPEIRGGFLREKVRAQFARYAATTRTGGLRQWAEDLARPPA, encoded by the coding sequence ATGGCGACACCTGACGAGTTGGTCGCCGTGGCCGTGGCCGTGGCGGATGAGGGAGCCGCTGCCGGAGAGCTTCCCATCGGTGCCGTGGTCGTCATGGGCGACGAGGTGATCTCTCGGGGCCACACGCAGGAGCGGGCGCGGGGACGTCGGCTGGTCCATGCCGATCTCCTGGCGATGGAGGAGGCGGATCGGCGTCTCGGGTGGAGGCCGCGATCCGCGCCGCTGGTGCTGGCCGTCAACCTGGAGCCGTGCCTGATGTGCGTGGGGGCGGCGATGTCTCTCGGCGTTGAGGCGATCTACTACGGCTTGGACTCTCCCGGCGACGGCGCCGCCGGGGTCGGAGCCGTATGGCGGCCTCAGCGTGAGGACATGACGTTCTCCCGGGTGCCCGAGATCAGGGGTGGCTTCCTCAGGGAGAAGGTGCGTGCTCAGTTCGCCCGCTACGCCGCCACGACGCGAACGGGAGGGCTTCGTCAATGGGCGGAGGACCTGGCCCGGCCTCCCGCCTGA
- a CDS encoding M20 metallopeptidase family protein: MKEIHERLRAALHAKLPAACELRRELHAEPYVSGKEEPTLKRVLDALPDGTVMERVAGTGALLRIGGEGLAVGVRGELDALPILEETGVPWASGNGAMHACGHDVHLAALVALAGAVERVGAPAPLVAVLQPREESYPSGAFDIVESGALQRHRVGAMVAAHVQPVLAAGETACTPGAVNASSDEFTLTVRGQAGHAAYPHLSRDPVLALAQIVVAAQQIVSRDSDPMTPTVVTFGTVSAGTAPNAIPESAFARGTLRTMSESWRHQLHDRFRAVVEGVARVHGCEAEVQIMPGEPVLVNDTRLAEETGYILVDSAHHMPVSMRSCGADDFAHFASVVPSLMLFVGTDTEAGLHSPYFLPGDETVVAVAESLLAAYLGAAHVIGADGGKTRDRQPR, encoded by the coding sequence ATGAAAGAGATCCACGAACGGCTTCGCGCCGCGCTGCACGCCAAACTTCCCGCCGCCTGCGAGCTGCGACGGGAGTTGCACGCGGAGCCGTACGTGTCCGGCAAGGAGGAGCCGACGCTCAAACGCGTGCTGGACGCGCTGCCCGACGGCACCGTGATGGAGCGGGTGGCCGGAACCGGCGCGCTTCTGCGCATCGGTGGCGAGGGTCTGGCCGTCGGGGTGCGCGGAGAGCTGGACGCCCTGCCGATCCTGGAGGAGACGGGTGTTCCGTGGGCCTCCGGCAACGGGGCCATGCACGCCTGCGGTCACGACGTCCACCTCGCCGCGCTGGTCGCGCTGGCCGGGGCGGTCGAGCGCGTGGGGGCGCCCGCGCCGCTGGTCGCGGTGCTGCAACCACGTGAGGAGAGCTATCCTTCCGGCGCCTTCGACATCGTCGAGTCCGGGGCGCTTCAGCGGCACCGGGTCGGCGCGATGGTCGCGGCACACGTCCAGCCGGTGCTCGCCGCAGGTGAGACGGCCTGCACCCCCGGCGCGGTCAACGCCTCCTCCGACGAGTTCACGCTCACGGTTCGGGGCCAGGCGGGGCACGCCGCCTACCCTCATCTGTCCCGCGACCCGGTTCTGGCGCTCGCCCAGATCGTCGTGGCCGCGCAGCAGATCGTCAGTCGTGACTCCGACCCGATGACGCCGACCGTGGTCACCTTCGGGACCGTGTCGGCGGGCACCGCGCCCAACGCCATCCCGGAGAGCGCCTTCGCCCGAGGCACTCTCCGCACGATGTCGGAGTCCTGGCGCCACCAGTTGCACGACCGCTTCCGCGCGGTCGTCGAGGGGGTCGCCCGCGTCCACGGCTGCGAGGCGGAGGTGCAGATCATGCCCGGGGAGCCGGTGCTCGTCAACGACACCCGCCTCGCCGAGGAGACCGGCTACATCCTCGTCGACTCCGCTCACCACATGCCCGTCAGCATGCGTTCCTGCGGGGCCGACGACTTCGCCCACTTCGCGTCGGTCGTGCCGTCGCTGATGCTGTTCGTGGGCACCGACACGGAGGCGGGCCTGCACAGCCCGTACTTCCTGCCCGGGGACGAGACGGTGGTGGCGGTCGCCGAGAGCCTGCTCGCCGCATACCTCGGCGCCGCACACGTCATCGGCGCGGACGGCGGTAAAACGCGGGATCGTCAACCACGGTGA
- a CDS encoding amidohydrolase family protein: protein MRRAESPTGAESLTRAIEAISLVDHHVHGAWADDVSRRQFEELITESDRPVPGWMTQFDSQVGFAVLRHCAPVLGLDPGPDPETYLARRAELGAEEVNRRLLTASGIGHFLVETGHRGDEILGPAQMAAVAGRPADEIVRLEPIAERVVAAGTDAAGFAGRFEEALWERSRTARGLKTVVAYRHGLDFDPRPPTPAEVTEAAGRWLRASDRSGTIRLDDPVLLRHLIWTGLERGLPLQFHIGLGDPDIDLRRSDPLLLRGLIELAEPREVPLLLLHCYPFHRHAGYLAHVYPNVYFDVGLGVNYTGARSVAVVAESLETAPFAKVLFSSDAWGPAELHHLGALLWRRAMIRVLSEFVAEGEWSENQAVRVATMIGAQNARRVYGLGEKV from the coding sequence GTGAGGCGAGCCGAGTCCCCGACGGGGGCGGAGTCCCTGACGAGGGCGATCGAGGCGATCTCGCTGGTGGACCACCACGTTCACGGAGCCTGGGCCGATGACGTGTCCCGGCGGCAGTTCGAGGAGCTGATCACCGAGTCCGACCGGCCGGTGCCCGGCTGGATGACCCAGTTCGACTCCCAGGTCGGTTTCGCCGTCCTGCGGCACTGCGCGCCCGTCCTCGGCCTGGACCCGGGTCCGGACCCCGAGACCTACCTCGCCCGCCGCGCCGAACTGGGGGCCGAGGAGGTCAACAGGCGCCTGCTCACCGCGAGCGGGATCGGCCACTTCCTGGTGGAGACCGGCCACCGAGGGGACGAGATCCTCGGCCCGGCCCAGATGGCCGCCGTCGCCGGAAGGCCCGCGGACGAGATCGTCCGGTTGGAACCGATCGCGGAGCGAGTCGTCGCGGCCGGGACCGACGCGGCCGGGTTCGCCGGCCGCTTCGAGGAGGCCCTCTGGGAGCGCAGCCGTACGGCACGCGGTCTGAAGACCGTCGTCGCCTACCGCCACGGGCTCGACTTCGATCCCCGCCCGCCCACCCCCGCCGAGGTGACGGAGGCGGCCGGCCGCTGGCTGCGGGCCTCCGACCGGTCCGGGACGATCCGCCTCGACGATCCGGTGCTCCTGCGCCATCTGATCTGGACGGGCCTTGAGCGTGGCCTGCCGCTGCAGTTCCACATCGGGCTCGGGGATCCCGACATCGATCTCCGCCGTTCCGACCCGCTGCTGTTGCGCGGCCTCATCGAGCTCGCCGAGCCAAGGGAGGTCCCGCTGCTCCTGCTGCACTGTTACCCGTTCCACCGCCACGCGGGCTATCTCGCCCATGTCTACCCGAACGTCTACTTCGACGTCGGGCTGGGCGTGAACTACACCGGCGCGCGCAGCGTGGCCGTCGTGGCCGAGAGCCTGGAGACGGCGCCGTTCGCCAAGGTTCTCTTCTCCTCGGACGCCTGGGGCCCCGCCGAACTGCACCATCTGGGCGCCCTGCTCTGGCGCCGCGCGATGATCCGAGTCCTTTCGGAGTTCGTCGCCGAAGGCGAGTGGAGTGAGAACCAGGCGGTTCGGGTAGCCACGATGATCGGCGCGCAGAACGCCCGCCGCGTCTACGGCCTCGGAGAGAAGGTATGA
- a CDS encoding restriction endonuclease, whose protein sequence is MLWLLAAMVVIILIPYALDAFTSAWPIVLVALVVLLALTACVILVLRGTSRRYRREVLKRAAVDRLTPGQFERLTAELLRNEGFRGVRVIGGARDGGIDVLGVAPGGRPYAIQCKLYTRPVGPGQVREFIGALRAAAYREHRGVLVTSSVLSRQASQTAREDGMIVIDRDRLADWMAGLYSLHSGEAASPAWLAWLRRGRPDRKRPDPLPAAREDDPGLSGVIVD, encoded by the coding sequence GTGCTCTGGCTGCTTGCCGCCATGGTCGTGATCATCCTGATTCCGTACGCGCTCGACGCGTTCACCTCCGCGTGGCCGATCGTCCTGGTGGCCCTCGTCGTCCTGCTCGCCCTCACGGCCTGCGTGATCCTGGTGCTGCGCGGAACGAGCCGGCGGTATCGGCGGGAGGTGCTGAAACGCGCGGCGGTCGACCGGCTGACCCCCGGGCAGTTCGAGCGGTTGACCGCGGAGCTGCTGCGCAACGAGGGTTTCCGCGGGGTCAGGGTCATCGGCGGAGCCCGTGACGGCGGCATCGACGTCCTCGGCGTCGCACCGGGCGGCAGGCCGTACGCCATCCAGTGCAAGCTCTACACCAGGCCGGTCGGGCCCGGGCAGGTCCGTGAATTCATCGGCGCCCTGCGGGCCGCCGCCTACAGGGAGCACAGGGGTGTCCTGGTGACCTCCAGCGTCCTGAGCCGGCAGGCCTCCCAGACCGCGCGCGAGGACGGCATGATCGTCATCGACCGTGACCGGCTGGCCGACTGGATGGCGGGCCTCTACTCCCTCCACTCCGGCGAAGCGGCGTCACCGGCCTGGCTCGCGTGGCTTCGCCGTGGCCGCCCTGACCGGAAACGCCCGGACCCCCTGCCTGCCGCGCGAGAGGACGATCCCGGTCTGAGCGGCGTGATCGTCGACTGA
- a CDS encoding ATP-binding protein, translating to MSLHRNSSAASADAALEYEAECLLSAAPASVREARSLVRRELSLWGAHDLIDDCVLIISELVTNAVRHGGAACALRICGGEGFVYGELFDPGAGAPRVCERDMSATGGRGLQIVDSLARDWGVTRTSAAGKVVWFTLGPPVSRHHPAVIPVLQLK from the coding sequence GTGTCTCTCCACCGCAACTCATCCGCGGCGTCCGCCGACGCCGCTCTCGAGTACGAGGCCGAGTGCCTGCTGTCTGCGGCTCCCGCGAGCGTGCGCGAAGCCCGCTCGCTGGTCCGCCGCGAACTCTCCCTGTGGGGTGCCCACGACCTCATCGACGACTGCGTACTGATCATCAGCGAGCTGGTCACCAACGCCGTCAGGCATGGCGGTGCCGCGTGCGCGCTCAGGATCTGCGGCGGTGAGGGTTTCGTGTACGGCGAGCTCTTCGACCCCGGGGCGGGCGCACCCCGGGTCTGCGAGCGTGACATGAGCGCCACCGGCGGCAGGGGCCTCCAGATCGTCGACTCCCTGGCGCGGGACTGGGGCGTCACCCGCACCTCCGCCGCCGGCAAGGTCGTCTGGTTCACCCTCGGCCCGCCCGTCTCACGCCACCACCCCGCCGTCATCCCGGTCCTGCAGCTCAAGTAG
- a CDS encoding pectinesterase family protein yields the protein MSPQSPFVGRRQMLAGAASAALGIALVPAAEASAAIAAPRPFGPYGSPHHRLNARTLYVDPQGRGDHLTVQAAVDATPDAPGRGWTLVIAAGTYRETVLVSSAKTGLTFTGATRDARDVVIVFDNASGTVKPGGGTYGTSGSATTTIQADGFTATHVTFANDWLRADHPEITATQAVAVKVMGDRSSFEECRFLGHQDTLYADTLTLATFARQYYRRCHIEGDVDFVFGRATAVFDRCEFRTLVRDVSFRPYGYVFSPSTAAANPHGFLVTRCRITGDTPDGAYGLARPWRPSSDLTAVPMLTVRETWIGPEIDTATPYVNMSSGYPWQDARLGEYRNSGPGAAVPVPENRPQLTRAQAAGRTVRTHLGDWNPPA from the coding sequence ATGTCGCCCCAGAGTCCATTCGTCGGCCGGCGCCAGATGCTGGCCGGAGCCGCGTCCGCGGCCCTCGGCATCGCGCTCGTCCCGGCCGCGGAGGCGTCGGCCGCCATCGCCGCCCCGCGCCCGTTCGGCCCCTACGGATCACCGCACCACAGGCTGAACGCGCGCACGCTGTACGTCGACCCCCAGGGCCGGGGCGACCACCTCACCGTCCAGGCGGCCGTCGACGCGACGCCGGACGCCCCCGGGCGGGGCTGGACGCTGGTGATCGCGGCCGGGACCTACCGCGAGACGGTCCTGGTGTCCTCGGCCAAGACCGGACTGACCTTCACCGGCGCCACCCGCGACGCCCGCGACGTGGTCATCGTCTTCGACAACGCCTCCGGAACGGTCAAGCCCGGCGGCGGCACGTACGGCACGAGCGGCAGCGCCACCACCACGATCCAGGCCGACGGGTTCACCGCGACCCACGTGACCTTCGCCAACGACTGGCTTCGCGCCGACCACCCGGAGATCACCGCGACGCAGGCCGTCGCCGTGAAGGTCATGGGCGACCGTTCCTCCTTCGAGGAATGCCGGTTCCTCGGCCACCAGGACACGCTGTACGCCGACACCCTCACCCTGGCGACCTTCGCCCGGCAGTACTACCGGCGTTGCCACATCGAGGGCGACGTCGACTTCGTCTTCGGCCGTGCCACCGCGGTCTTCGATCGATGCGAGTTTCGCACCCTGGTCCGCGACGTGTCGTTCAGGCCTTACGGTTACGTGTTCTCACCGAGCACCGCCGCCGCGAACCCGCACGGTTTTCTGGTGACCCGATGCCGCATCACCGGTGACACCCCCGACGGCGCCTACGGCCTCGCGCGCCCCTGGCGCCCGAGCAGCGACCTGACCGCCGTCCCGATGCTGACCGTGCGCGAGACCTGGATCGGCCCGGAGATCGACACCGCCACGCCGTACGTGAACATGAGCTCGGGTTACCCCTGGCAGGACGCCAGGCTCGGCGAATATCGCAACTCCGGCCCGGGAGCCGCCGTTCCCGTTCCCGAGAACAGGCCCCAGCTGACGCGCGCGCAGGCGGCCGGACGGACCGTCCGCACCCACCTCGGCGACTGGAACCCCCCGGCGTGA
- a CDS encoding MFS transporter: MTMTFDHTRRACYTGYVTQAIVNNLAPLLFIVFQTRYELPLEMLGRLVLLNFATQLVTDIVAVRFVDRIGYRVPLVVAHVLSAVGLVLLAVAPAVSPSPYLGLCVAIIVYAVGGGLLEVLVSPVVDALPSPQEGKAAAMSLLHSFYCWGQVAVVAGSTLLLAQIGQDAWQILPLAWAIVPLINLVVFLKVPLPATVPDEHRTSLRKLFSVPAFVAAVTLMLCAGAAELTMSQWSSLFAEDGLGVSKVWGDLAGPCLFAVLMGIGRIVYGLWGERIPLVPAMAFCGALATVCYLVACLSTSPVVSLIGCAVCGLAVSLLWPGTFSLAAGRFPLGGAAMFGVLAVFGDAGGAVGPWIAGAVADAAGTGNAVLSGLADLLPDDGGSGLRAGLLVAVAFPLVIVVITLLYGARTRRAPDAASPETSDPIGA; encoded by the coding sequence ATGACGATGACTTTCGACCACACCCGCCGCGCCTGCTACACCGGCTACGTCACCCAGGCCATCGTCAACAACCTGGCGCCGTTGCTGTTCATCGTCTTCCAGACCCGCTACGAGCTGCCGCTGGAGATGCTCGGGCGCCTGGTGCTGCTGAACTTCGCCACCCAGCTGGTCACGGACATCGTGGCGGTGAGGTTCGTGGACCGGATCGGCTACCGCGTCCCGCTGGTGGTGGCCCATGTCCTGTCGGCGGTGGGACTGGTGCTGCTGGCGGTGGCCCCGGCCGTCTCGCCCTCCCCATATCTGGGACTGTGCGTCGCGATCATCGTCTACGCCGTCGGCGGCGGCCTGCTGGAGGTGCTCGTCAGCCCCGTCGTCGACGCCCTGCCCAGCCCCCAGGAGGGCAAGGCCGCGGCCATGAGCCTGCTGCACTCCTTCTACTGCTGGGGCCAGGTCGCCGTGGTGGCGGGCAGTACGCTGCTGCTGGCTCAGATCGGCCAGGATGCCTGGCAGATCCTGCCGCTGGCCTGGGCGATCGTCCCGCTGATCAACCTGGTGGTCTTCCTGAAGGTGCCGCTGCCCGCCACCGTGCCCGACGAGCACCGCACCTCGCTGAGAAAGCTCTTCAGCGTCCCCGCCTTCGTCGCGGCCGTCACGCTGATGCTCTGCGCGGGCGCGGCCGAGCTGACCATGTCCCAGTGGTCGTCCCTCTTCGCCGAGGACGGGCTGGGCGTCTCGAAGGTCTGGGGAGACCTGGCCGGTCCGTGCCTGTTCGCGGTGCTGATGGGGATCGGCCGCATCGTTTACGGCCTGTGGGGGGAGAGGATCCCGCTGGTGCCCGCCATGGCCTTCTGCGGCGCCCTGGCGACCGTGTGCTATCTCGTCGCCTGCCTGTCGACCAGCCCGGTGGTCAGCCTCATCGGCTGCGCGGTGTGCGGTCTGGCCGTCAGCCTCCTGTGGCCCGGAACCTTCAGCCTCGCCGCCGGGCGCTTCCCCCTCGGCGGCGCGGCCATGTTCGGTGTGCTGGCGGTCTTCGGTGACGCCGGCGGCGCCGTCGGCCCCTGGATCGCCGGTGCCGTCGCCGACGCGGCCGGCACCGGTAACGCGGTGCTGAGCGGGCTCGCGGACCTGCTTCCCGACGACGGCGGCTCCGGGCTGCGCGCGGGACTTCTCGTCGCCGTCGCCTTCCCCCTCGTCATCGTCGTCATCACCCTTCTGTACGGTGCCCGGACCCGGCGCGCGCCGGATGCCGCGTCCCCCGAGACCTCGGATCCGATCGGCGCGTGA
- a CDS encoding TIGR03885 family FMN-dependent LLM class oxidoreductase, which yields MTTYGFHSSHEQIHPAELLKAVTRAEQAGFEAAMSSDHFSPWSERQGQSGFAWSWLGAALQATELPFGVVNAPGQRYHPAIIAQAIGTLGAMFPGRFWAALGTGEASNEHITGDRWPRKELRTTRLRECVDVIRALLAGEEVSHDGLVTVDRARLWTRPEVPPKLVGAAVSVETARWCAEWADGLITVNGPLEKLREVVGAYRDAGGRGKAALQVHLSWAESEEEAMAIAHDQWRSNVFSPPVSWDLDTAELFDVVSAEVSPSKIAEVVNVSSDLGWHAARLNEYAEAGFEEIYLHHVGQEQSAYIDVFGAKVLPQLR from the coding sequence ATGACGACTTACGGATTTCACTCCTCACACGAGCAGATTCATCCGGCGGAGTTGCTGAAGGCGGTGACGCGGGCCGAGCAGGCGGGGTTCGAGGCGGCGATGTCGTCGGACCACTTCTCCCCGTGGAGCGAGAGGCAGGGACAGTCCGGCTTCGCCTGGTCCTGGCTGGGCGCGGCCCTCCAGGCCACGGAGCTGCCGTTCGGCGTGGTCAACGCCCCCGGTCAGCGTTACCACCCGGCGATCATCGCCCAGGCGATCGGCACCCTCGGGGCGATGTTCCCCGGACGCTTCTGGGCCGCGCTCGGCACGGGCGAGGCGAGCAACGAGCACATCACAGGCGACCGCTGGCCGCGCAAGGAACTCCGCACGACGCGCCTGAGGGAGTGCGTCGACGTCATCCGGGCGCTGCTGGCGGGGGAGGAGGTCAGCCACGACGGCCTGGTGACCGTCGACCGCGCCCGCCTGTGGACCCGTCCGGAGGTCCCGCCCAAGCTGGTCGGCGCGGCGGTGAGCGTCGAGACGGCGCGGTGGTGCGCGGAGTGGGCCGACGGCCTGATCACGGTGAACGGGCCCCTGGAGAAACTGCGCGAGGTCGTCGGGGCCTATCGGGACGCGGGCGGCCGGGGGAAGGCGGCCCTTCAGGTTCACCTCAGCTGGGCCGAAAGCGAGGAGGAGGCCATGGCGATCGCCCACGACCAGTGGCGGAGCAACGTCTTCTCCCCGCCGGTGAGCTGGGACCTCGATACCGCGGAGCTCTTCGACGTGGTCTCCGCCGAGGTCTCGCCGTCCAAGATCGCTGAGGTCGTCAACGTCTCCTCGGACCTGGGCTGGCACGCGGCCCGGCTCAACGAGTACGCGGAGGCGGGTTTCGAGGAGATCTACCTGCACCACGTCGGACAGGAGCAGAGCGCCTACATCGACGTGTTCGGCGCGAAGGTGCTGCCCCAGCTCCGCTGA